A section of the Armatimonadia bacterium genome encodes:
- a CDS encoding adenylate/guanylate cyclase domain-containing protein has protein sequence MNTQHLTVCVADIDRYNLATRHLTLEQVAEFLQGFYERVGEVLLSHSGRLVKYIGDAALMTFDAGKEEVAVRAMWSLRSVYQEWVDGLSTDLAVSELCVGIATGQVVVGQFGHPRMLQYDVVGRPVTIASFLLNCGGVVMDKATSEAVAGRVQMETATAPGGVTGYRVTGLR, from the coding sequence ATGAACACACAACACCTTACTGTGTGCGTCGCCGACATTGACCGCTACAACCTGGCGACGCGCCACTTGACGTTAGAGCAGGTCGCCGAGTTCCTGCAGGGCTTCTACGAGCGTGTCGGCGAGGTCCTGCTTTCGCACAGCGGCAGGCTGGTGAAGTACATCGGCGATGCCGCTCTCATGACCTTCGACGCGGGCAAGGAAGAGGTCGCCGTGCGGGCGATGTGGTCCCTGCGGAGCGTGTATCAGGAGTGGGTCGACGGGCTCAGCACCGACCTTGCAGTCAGCGAGCTGTGTGTGGGTATCGCCACCGGCCAGGTGGTGGTCGGGCAGTTTGGCCACCCGCGGATGCTGCAGTATGATGTCGTCGGTCGGCCGGTGACGATCGCCTCCTTCCTGCTCAACTGCGGCGGCGTGGTCATGGATAAGGCGACCTCCGAGGCGGTGGCGGGACGTGTGCAGATGGAGACCGCGACGGCGCCGGGTGGCGTGACGGGGTACCGAGTTACCGGACTGCGATGA
- a CDS encoding zinc-binding dehydrogenase: MLALVKTQKGEGFLELQEVPEPVNAEDEVLIEVKAAGICGTDIHVKHDTFPYWPPVILGHEFSGEIVKVGSQVKGWKVGDRVVGEPHTKHCGECYLCRMGHIQNCPEKRSPGWGIDGAFTRYLKYPPKLLHRIPDSMTYEQAAVVEPTANVVTDIIVRDAIGVGDFVVVSGPGPIGLLAAQVAKAGGAREVMIVGAPADEKLRLSTARKLGIDHVVNFAEVNPVERCLELTDGRGADLVIDCSGAPPAIAQAFDLVRKWGKVCAIGLTGKRPVTLDWDAAMTKVVTLYFNMSTEYRSWDMTIGLIASGKVQVDPLLTHVLPLTEWERAFAAVEEMEGLKAILVP; this comes from the coding sequence ATGCTCGCACTGGTCAAGACACAGAAGGGAGAGGGCTTCCTGGAACTGCAGGAGGTTCCCGAGCCCGTGAACGCCGAGGACGAGGTCCTCATTGAGGTCAAGGCCGCCGGCATCTGCGGCACGGACATCCATGTGAAGCATGACACCTTCCCCTACTGGCCGCCGGTGATTCTGGGGCACGAGTTCTCCGGCGAGATCGTGAAGGTCGGCTCACAGGTCAAGGGCTGGAAGGTCGGCGACCGCGTCGTGGGCGAACCTCACACCAAACACTGCGGCGAGTGCTACCTGTGCCGCATGGGCCACATCCAGAACTGCCCCGAGAAGCGCTCACCCGGTTGGGGCATTGACGGTGCCTTCACCCGCTACCTCAAGTACCCGCCCAAGCTTCTGCATCGGATTCCCGACTCAATGACCTATGAGCAGGCGGCCGTGGTCGAGCCGACGGCGAACGTTGTCACCGACATCATCGTCCGCGACGCCATCGGGGTAGGCGACTTCGTCGTGGTCTCCGGACCGGGGCCGATCGGTCTGCTGGCGGCGCAGGTCGCCAAGGCCGGCGGTGCCCGTGAAGTGATGATCGTTGGGGCACCGGCCGATGAGAAGCTGCGCCTGTCGACGGCCCGCAAGCTCGGGATCGATCATGTGGTGAACTTCGCCGAGGTCAATCCGGTGGAGCGCTGCCTGGAGCTCACCGACGGCCGTGGTGCAGACCTGGTCATCGACTGCAGCGGCGCGCCGCCCGCCATCGCCCAGGCCTTCGACCTCGTGCGCAAGTGGGGCAAGGTCTGTGCGATCGGCCTCACCGGCAAGCGGCCCGTTACCCTCGACTGGGACGCCGCTATGACCAAGGTCGTAACGCTGTACTTCAACATGTCGACGGAATACCGGAGCTGGGACATGACGATCGGCCTCATCGCCTCCGGCAAGGTGCAGGTCGATCCGCTCCTCACCCATGTGCTGCCGCTGACAGAATGGGAGAGGGCTTTTGCCGCCGTTGAGGAAATGGAAGGGTTGAAGGCAATCCTCGTTCCCTGA